The Hirundo rustica isolate bHirRus1 unplaced genomic scaffold, bHirRus1.pri.v3 scaffold_201_arrow_ctg1, whole genome shotgun sequence sequence GGGGTGGACACTGAGCCCCCAGCGACAGGGTGACACTGACCCCCTCCTCAATGACAGGGTGACCCCTCCTCAATGACAGGGGGTGACGCCCCCCCAAATGACAGGGTGACACCGACCCCTCCCCACCCACGTGTCCCCCCAAGCACTTTTTCCCcgctccccgtgtccccccccgccccaccaAAGCGGATCCCCCCCAAGTGCCTGTAAGGGGAGGGGCTGTTCCGGGCGCTCTCACTATAAATTATAAagttttttaagaagaaaaccGCGGATTTTGGTGATTCTCCGTTCTCGCCGCCCCCCCCCAGCTGTCAATCACGGCAGCGGCCACGCCCACTCCTCGGCCCGTCCCCGCCGCTGCCACGTCTCCATGGCAACCCCGCCAGAACGGACGGGCGCGGGCAGCAGCCAATCACATTGCGTCCGGCGCGCTCCCATTGGCCAAATCTCCGCGTGGGGGTGGGATGAGACGGTGATTGACGGTTGAGCCAGCCAATGAGGTGCGCGGCCGCTGCGGCAGCGGCCAGTGGGAGCGCGGTGTgggcggggcagcggcggcgcgCGGAGCGCCGGAAGCGGCCGGTCCGGGAAAATGGCGCCGAGCTCGAAagcggagcggggcggccccggggggaaacggggggcggcggggggcgccggggccggggccgcgccccGAGGCCGCCGCGAGCATCTCGTGAGGCAGCTCGACCGCGTCCGGGTGAGCgtgaggggctgaggggacGGTGGGGAGACTGAGGGCAGGGGGATCTGAGGGGGCCCTGAGGTGAGGGGGGGTCTCTGTGAGGGGACCCTGAGGGAGGGACGGGCGGAGATGAGGGGACACTGCTCTGGGGTATGGCGGGGGAGCCCGGCCGGAGGAAGGGGGGACCCTGAGGGAGATGCCGACACGGTGGAGGGTCCCTGAGGGTGCCCTGAGCTGGGGGGCGTCCTGTGTGGGGGGCTGAGGGTGCGGGGAAAGCCctgatttgggggggggggtgtgtctTTTCTGAGGGCTTGGAGCTCACGGGCTGAGGGGCTGCGGTGGGCGATGTGGGACCCCCTCCCCGTACACCCCCAGCTCAGGGGAGGCAGCTCCGGCGGTCTGtggagggatttggggtcccTGACCCGCCATTGCCCCCCccagctcatctctgccctgaATTTTGGGGCGCATCGGGAGATCTTGGAGGCTGTTGGGGGGGTTCGgggggtccctgtccccccctgcgctgccccagctcctcccggCTCTGGGGAGGGTTAGAGGGGTCCCTGACCCTCCCGTGCCCCCCCCTCAGCTCAGTGGGCAGCTCTCCCCCCGGCTGTTCCGGAAGCTTCCGCCGCGCGTCTGCGTCACCCTCAAGAGCATCGTGGACGAGGAGTTTCTGTGGGCGGGGTGAGGGGGGACCCCGGCCCTTGTGGGGTGGGGGGACACCCCAAACCTGCTGGAGGGGGGGGTCCCGAGGTGACCCCCGTTGcgtggtgtgtgtgtgtgtgtgtgtcccctccccattcctgctgtcccctccgtgtcccccccaccccagccacATCTTCCTGGGCTTCTCCAAGTGCGGCCGCTACGTCCTGTCCTACACCAGCAGCTCCGGGGACGACGACTTCTCCTTCTACCTGTACCACCTGTACTGGTGGGAGTTCAACGTGCACAGCAAGCTGCGCCTGGTgggtgacacctggggacaccctggggacaactggggacacccagggacagccagggatacctggggacaccctggggacagctcagGACAGCCAGGGATaactggggacaccctggggacacctggggacagccaaGGATACCTGGGGACAattggggacaccctggggacacccgtGGACATGCCGGGGACAGCCAGGGAGacctggggacaggcagggacagctggggacaacTGAGGGACACCCTGGGGGCAGGCAGAGAtacctggggacaccctggggacaggcagggacacctgaggacaccctggggacactctgggaACACCTGGGGACATCCAAGGGATGCCCAAGGGGCACCCAGAGGACACCCAAGGGactccctgcccaccccacgGCCCCTCCCAGGTGCGCCAGGTGCGGCTGTTCCAGGACGAGGAGATCTACAGCGACCTTTACCTGACGGTGTGCGAGTGGCCGGGGGACAGCGACAAGGTCATCGTCTTCGGCTTCAAGTGGGTGGCGCCCCGGGGACCCCTGGGGCGGCCCTGCTGGGACCCCCGGTGACCCCTTGCCCCCCTCCCCGTCCCCGCGCCCCCCCAGCACGCGCTCGGCCCCGGGGCTGCAGGTGAACATGATGCTGATGAGCGACGAGAACCACCGGGACATCTATGTCAGCGCCGTGGCCGTGCCCCCACCGCGGCACTGCCCGGCCTGCCGCCGCGCCGCCGAGACCCCCGGTGAGACCCCCGGTGAGACCTCCGGTGGGACCCCCGGGCCGCGGGGGGCATCgggacactgcggggacactgggacagcgcggggacatCGGGACACTGGGGGGGATCCTGAGCACTGGGGGGACACAGCAGTGGTGGGACACAGAGACACTGGGGGACATCGGGACCCTGAGGGGGATCCTGAGAtcctgaggggacactgagacACTTGGGGGACATCGGGACCCTGGGGGGGATCCTGAGATcctgaggggacactgggacCCTCAGGGGGACACTGAGATCCTGGGGGGACACTGAGACACTGGGGGGACCCTAAATCCTGGCTGGGGACCCTGCGTCCTGGCTGGGACACCAAGCCCCTGTGAGTCTCCCGAGACCCCAGGGGGATCCTGAACCCCCAAAAAGTCCTGGAGGGTCCCTGAGCCCCCTGTGAGCCCCCCCTGACCCTACCCCGGTGAGCCCCGGGGTCCTTTGGAGGGGCACCCTCAAGCCGGGGTGTCCCCACACGCCCCCAGGTGAGACCCCCCCCGCCTGCCTGCGCCACGgcttcctgctgcacaccaagtTCCAGGTGGTCTACCCCTTCCCCACTTCCAGCCGGCCTTCCAGCTGCGCAAGGACCACGTCGTGCTGCTCAACACCAGCTTCTCGCTCGTGGCCTGCGCCATCGCCGTGCACCCCGCGGGTACCCGGGaccccctgggaccccctgAACCCCCCCGGACCCCCCTGGGACCCACCCTGGGACCCCACTGAACCCACCCGGGACCCCACTGAACCCCCCTGGACCCCATGaaccccctgggacccccctgGGACCCCACTGAACCCCCTGGACCCCCCCTGAACCTACCCGGGACTCCCCTGGGACCCCACTAAATCCCCCCGGACCCCCCTGgacccccctgggaccccctggAACCCCATTGAACCCCTCCCTGACCCCCCCCCGAACCCACGAGCAGTTCCCAGAGCCCTCCAAGCTCCTGGATCCCTCGCCAAACACTCCTGGGACCCCAAAACCCGCTGTGGGACCCCTCTGaacccccccgggacccctccccaagcCCCCCCTGACCCCTGCACCCCCCGACAGGcgacagcagctcccagcagatcCTCTACGAGCGCCGCAACGTGCCGGGCCCCAACCGGAGGGGGGAAAACGCCCCCCAACAGCCCccgaggagctgcagggggtcGCGGGTCCCCCCGGCCGCGCAGCCCCCCCCTGGAGCCCCcaaagcccagagctcccccccgcgccccccttCCCCGGCCGTGGCCAAAGCCAAGGAATTCTTGGCCGACCTGTTCCGGAGGGCTCAGGGAGCCGGGGGAGGATCCGAGGGGGCTCAcggggaagggggggaagaccccccgccctccccccgGGGCAGCCCCCCGAGATCCCCCCCAGAGCCCCGGCAGCCCCCCGGGGGAGCCGCAGCCCCCCGGCGCCTCGCCGGAGCCCGGCTACGTCCAACTACACCAAACTGCGCTACGTGCTGGAGCCCGGGGAGCCCCCCGAGGGTGAGTGGGGGGCCGGGGACGCCCCTCCCCGGTATTGGGGTGCCCCCCCTTGACTCCTGTgcgtcccccccccccctagACCTGGAGGACGACAAAATCTCGCTGCCCTTCGTGGTGACCGACCTGAGCGGCCGCAGCCTGAGGCCGCCTGCGGGACAGAGCCACGGCCCAGGTGGGGCTCAGGGGACCCCTAAAACGCCGTTTGGGGGGGTGGGCAGAGCCCCGGTGACCCCCCCCGGACCCCTCCCCAGGGGCAGTACCTGACGGTGGAGCAGCTGACGCTGGATTTCGAGTACGTCATCAACGAGGTTGATCCGTAACGACGCCGCCTGGTCCCCGCCAGTTCTGCTCCTTCAGCGACTACGACATCGTCATCCTCGAGGTGCCAGAGCCCCCCCGGAATCCCGGGGTGCCCCCCCCCACGCCGTGCATCCCACAGATGCAGGAATCCCCCCTCCCAACGCCCCGAAATCCCGCCCCGAAACTCTCCCTCGCGCCGTGCCCCCCAGGTGTGCCCCGAGACCAACCAGGTGGTTGATCAACATCGGGCCTGCTGCTGCTCGCCTTCCCCTCTCCCGACGAGGAGGGGCAGCTCCGGTGAGAGGGGAGGGCCGGGAGTGGTCCCGGAGCCCCCTCCCCAGCGCTGAGCCCCCCCCCTcatttccagccccaggacCTACCACACCAGCCTCAAGGTGCCTGGGACCTCAACCAGCGGCGCCTTCAACCACGTGGGTGTGGGGGACCTCACCGAGGTCAAAGGGCAGACCAGGTGAGGaagggaggggtttgggggggggcgTTCTGAGCGgccgggaggagctggggggtGATTTCGGGGAGGTCTCGCAGCCGTGAACCCCGGGTGGGCCGTGGGCGAGTCCTGTGGGGGGGGCGCGAGAGGATTTGGAGGTTCCGGGCGGTGATTTTGGGAGGGGTTGGGGTGGTTTGTGCCGCtcaggtgggtttggggtgggggatgGGCTGGGTAAAGACCCCCTGAAGCAAACCCGTGGCCCtggaagggggtgggggggcgcTCAGGGACCCTCCCAAACCCCCTGtgcccccaccccaaacctcaTCGGGCGGGCAGCGCCCCTATAAGGCCTCGATGCCTCGACACCCCCCCTGGGCACCCCGGGCTCTGCTTGGGGGGGGTCCCGGCGGTGCTTTGGGGGGGTCGTGGGGGGCCATCCGGCCCCGTCCCCGACCCGCTGTGGCAGCGGCAGCGTGTGGAGCTCGTACCGCAAGGGCTGCGTGGACACGGTGATGCGCTGGGCTCGTCCCCGAGGGGCCCGGCCGCGGCGTGCACAGGATGACCAACGAGGCCCTGCACAAGGGTGGGCCTCCGGGGCTCCGGCGAGGGGGGGCTCGGGGAGGGtccctggagaggggctgggggcgtCCAGGCTCCTGTCGGGcgtttttggggaggggtccaccggggtggggagggaggtgaAGGGTGGGATACGGAGCTCCCgggtggtttgggggggggggtcgtGCCCGCGTTTGGGGGTCTCGCCATCGCtgctctcccccctccccaaggCTGCTCCCTGAAGGTTCTGGCGGACAACGAGCGCTACACCTGGATCGTGCTCTGACACCTGGATCGTGCTGTGACACCTGGATCGTGCTCTGACACCTGCTGGCCGCCCAAACCCCTCCcggggccttttttttttgttgttatttttttttttccccctttttttcctattttttttctctcttttttttttttttttttttttttttttttgccactcaGTGTTTTTTcggtgctggggaaggggttttcccccccgccccagACTGCTCCGATCCCCCttccccaaaaataaaaattcccatttccacGCGTCGCCTCCTTCGATTCGCtgcggggttttttttgggggggtttcgagggtgggattttggggtgaatCCCCGCGTTTTGGGTAAATCCTCCTTCCCTGGGGTTTCGAGGGCGGGATTTTGGGGTGAATCCCCGCGTTTTGGGTAAATCCGGGCCTCACCCCCCCGCTCCTGTCACAGGCAGGGCCGGACAAACAACCGCAGTTggttttttattccttttacaAAGAAgctaaaaaggtaaaaaacagCATCTGCAAGgaaggggggcgggggggcggggagagggggggggggctgcagggtgggGGAGGGTCCCaaacccccccctccccaccttttcctcctccccctccccaaaaattCCAGGTTTGGCTTAATTTCCACACGGGCGGCCACGGACACggcccctccccccccccggGGGGGGGGGCGCAAAGCACAAAAATGATCGAAAAACGCCAAAATctaattggggggggggggcgacATgcgggggagggggtggggagggggcgtAAGGCAGCGGGGGGAGGGGTTTGGCACTgcgggggggggagggggcagcggCCAGGGGGTCCCCgcggggtttttttgtattttatttttacctccccccccccccccccaaaaaaaatccccggcttcctccttcctcttcctcccaccccctccccaaaaaaataaatttgggtcccccccccccaacaccccccgcggggggggggggggaggggccatccccaaatcccttttCCCGCCGGGGGGAGGGGGCTTTGGCACGGTCCCGGCGTGGCTTAAGGCACATTGTCCCCCctccccggggcggggggctcaGCTGGAGGGCAGGGCCTGCACGAAGAGCCCGCGGGGGTCGGCCCGGGGCAGCTTGGCCGGGGGGGGCTCCAGGGGGGGCTCCAGGGGGGGCTCCAAGGCGTCGGGGGGACCCTCggcccctcccagccccagctctgccggCAGCTCTTCGTCGctctcctcctcgtcctcctcttcctcgtctgtggggaggggggcaggggggggcaggaggaatttggggagggggtgatGCTCCCGGTgacccccaccccaaaacaataaaaataacccggcggtggtggtggtggggggggcTGGCAggtatgggggggggggggtctggGATTGAAGCTCCTAATTAAGGCAGCGCCCATAATTAAGGGAATTAACCCCTCCCCGGTCCGGAATGAGCCCCCCGAAATGAGGGGGGGGCTCCACCctgctggggggggggggtcaccCACCTTTGTCGGGGTCCTGCGAGTTCAGCGAGCTGCTCAGGTTGGCAAACTGGGCGTggaggggggggaaaggggaggaaaaggggaaaatttgGGGGTGTCTGGTGAGGATTGAGGGGGTCAccccctcaaaaaacccccccccccacccaaaacacgccccccaaaaaaccccccccccacccaaaaCACCCCCCGGACCCCTCTAAAAGCAGccccctgctctgtgcccatcATCACAAACCCTGAGCCGCTCGctcaggtgacacaggtgagaGCCGAGCCCCCCAAAACCTGCCTGGAAcccccccaggtgcccccccAGTGCCGGCAATGGGGCAGGAACCCCCCCTCTTGGTGCTggaccccccccccaaaacctgcccagagccccccaggtgccccccacTCTGTGCCCATCCTCAGAGTTTTGGGACACCTGCCCTGAGCCGCTCGctcaggtgacacaggtgagaGCTGAGCCCCCCAAAACCCGCCCAGAACcccccccaggtgccccccaggtgccccccaggTGCCCACCTCGCCCATGACGGCGATGGGGCAGGTGCCCCGCGCCCGTGCCACGCGCTGCTCCACCAGGTAGTACATGTACTCGTCGTAGAGCAGGCGGATCAGGTGGAAGGAGCCGAAGCTGGCGGCGCTGCGCAGGGTCAGGTCCCGGATCACCAtcgagctggggagggggcacggCGGGGGTCAGAGGGTCTGGGGGGCCGGCAaagggggggtctgggatgggcagggggcttccaggaggatcggggggggtttggggtgcacAGGGGATGTCGGGGTgttgttttggggagggggcacaggAGGATCAGGGGGTTCAGGGGTTGTACAGGAGGATCAGGGGGTtcagggtgggcacagggaggatCAGGAGGGTTCAGGGGTTGTACAGGAGGATCGCACAGCAAACCTcggggtggttttttggggaggggtccctCACCTGTAGAAGGACCACTTGAGCAGGAAGAGCTTGGCGGCGCGGGCAGGCCGGGCGTGTGCCCAGGTGCGGGCGCAGCACCCGGCCACCACGGCGTCCAGCCAGGCCGCCCCTGCTCCAAGGGAGTGCTGCTGGCCCAGCGTGGCCTGAAATCCTGCTCCAGGCGCTGCACCACGCGCGCCCTCGCAGCGGCAAACCCAGGCCGCCTGCTCCTGCGGGGCGGGGATGAGGGGAACGGGGCCTGGAACCGGGGCCTGGGaccccctgggaccccctggGAACCCCCCCCTAACCAATGCCTAACCACCCACCCCTAAACCCATCCTAACCCATCCCAACCATCCCTAACCCAACCTCCGGGCACTGCAACCCAGGccgcctgctcctgctgggcgGGACGGGGGGAACGGGGCCTGGAACGGGGCCTGGGaccccctgggaccccctggGACACACCCCCCTAATCCACCTGCCTAACCCACCCCTAACCCATCCTAACCCACCCCTAACCCCATCCCTAACCCAACCCCGGGCACTGCAAACCCAGGCCGCCTGCTCCTGTGGGGCGGGACGGGGGGAACGGGGCCCGGAACGGGGCCTGGGACCCCCTGGGACCACCCTGGGACACCCTGGGACTCCCCTAACCCACCCTAACCCACCTGGGGACCCCCCCCAACCCACCCCTAAACCATCCTACCCCATCCTAACCCCACCCCTAACCACCCTAACCCACCTGGGGACCCCCCTAACCCACCCCTAACCCACCTGGGGACCCCCCTAACCCACCCCTAAcccaccccctgcccacccccagGCTCTGCCCCTCCCAGGCCGCTGCCCCCCGCGGTTCCAGGAGGGGTCTCCGGCTCCAGGGAGCGGCCCCTGGGCACGGACCCCCCGGCTCAGCCCCCGGCCCCCCTCGGGGGTCTCCCCTCACCTGGACGTTGGCGAAGTCGACGCGGTTGAGGTCGCTGAGCATCTGGCTGATCTGGGCCGTGTTCTGCAGCACGGCGCGCGCCGCCTGCGCCAGGTGGTTCAGGGACGTGTAACGCCGCAGCGTCTGCGCGAAGgctccggccgccgccgcctgcGGGCGCGCCCAGGGCTCGGGGGGGGCTCCGggaaccccc is a genomic window containing:
- the LOC120747782 gene encoding LOW QUALITY PROTEIN: DDB1- and CUL4-associated factor 15-like (The sequence of the model RefSeq protein was modified relative to this genomic sequence to represent the inferred CDS: inserted 2 bases in 2 codons; deleted 5 bases in 4 codons) — encoded protein: MAPSSKAERGGPGGKRGAAGGAGAGAAPRGRREHLVRQLDRVRLSGQLSPRLFRKLPPRVCVTLKSIVDEEFLWAGHIFLGFSKCGRYVLSYTSSSGDDDFSFYLYHLYWWEFNVHSKLRLVRQVRLFQDEEIYSDLYLTVCEWPGDSDKVIVFGFNTRSAPGLQVNMMLMSDENHRDIYVSAVAVPPPRHCPACRRAAETPGETPPACLRHGFLLHTKFQVVYPFPXFQPAFQLRKDHVVLLNTSFSLVACAIAVHPAGDSSSQQILYERRNVPGPNRRGENAPQQPPRSCRGSRVPPAAQPPPGAPKAQSSPPRPPSPAVAKAKEFLADLFRRAQGAGGGSEGAHGEGGEDPPPSPRGSPPRSPPEPXAAPRGSRSPPAPRRSPATSNYTKLRYVLEPGEPPEDLEDDKISLPFVVTDLSGRSLRPPGDPPRTPPQGQYLTVEQLTLDFEYVINEVIRNDAAWSRQFCSFSDYDIVILEVCPETNQVVSTSGLLLLAFPSPDEEGQLRPRTYHTSLKVPGTSTSGAFNHVGVGDLTEVKGQTSGSVWSSYRKGCVDTVMRWLVPEGPGRGVHRMTNEALHKGCSLKVLADNERYTWIVL